The nucleotide window CTCGTTCCTGGGACCGTTCCTGGTGGGCTGGCTGACCCTGGCCGCCGACAGCCAGCGTGTGGGCATGAGCGCGGTCATCGGGCTCTTCGTTCTCGGGCTGCTCGGCATGCTCTTCGTCCCGGCCGCCAAAAACAGGTGAGGAAACCCTTATGAACGACTTCCGCTTCGAGCTGACCGACGAGGAAAAAACCTATCTGAGAGAACTGGTGGCGCAGTCCATACGGTTCAGGTTCAACCCGTCCGACGGCCCCTTCGGCCCGCCGGAGCCGCCCACGGCCAAGCTGAAGGAGCACCTGGGGGCCTTCGTCACCCTCAAGATCGGCGGCTCCCTGCGCGGCTGCATCGGCAACGTCCAGGGCTCGGGCGAACTGTTCCGCACGGTCTGGAACATGGCCCGGAGCGCGGCCTTTGAGGACCCACGTTTTCCGCCGTTGACCGAAGGCGAGTTCCACGCCGTGGAATACGAAATATCCATCCTGAGCCCGCTGGCGCCCTGCCCGGACCCGGAACAGGTGGAGGTGGGCCGTCACGGGTTGATCATGTCCAGGGACGGCCGGTCCGGCCTGCTCCTGCCCCAGGTGCCCGTGGAGTGGGGGTGGGACAGGGAGACCTTCCTGGCGCAGACCTGCGTCAAGGCCGGGCTGCCCCAAAACGCCTGGAAGGACCGGGAGACCACCATCCTCTGGTTCGAGGCGGTGGTCTTCTGAGCCGGTGCGGCCACCGCCCGGGAGCAGCGGCTCCCCTGAAAGGCGGCAATTCTTTATCGACAGACCGTTTATATTTCCGTTACAGTCATGAGACTGGAATTGAAGTGCCCACGGACTGAGGGAAACGGACTGCGGCGAAACCACACTCGGAGAATATACTCACATGTCGAACAACGACGTCAAACAGCCCGCCATCGCTCCCTCGAACGCAACGGTGTCGAAGATTCCCGGCATAAAGATGAGCGTGGCCGTGGGCAAGGAAGTGGTGGTCCGCGTGCCGGACGTCCCGCACTCCTACCGGGGCCGCGTGGTCGGTTTTGATCCCTACGAATACATCATCGTCAGCGTCCGGCTGCCGTCCAAGATACGCCGGGAGCTCGCGGGCGGCGGACAAATCGTGCTCAAGTACATCCACAAGGGCACGGTATACGGGTTCCGGGCCCACGCCCTGGACGCCATCCGCACGCCGGCTCCCCTCGTCTTCATCGAGTATCCGGGCGTCATAGAAAAGATCGAGTTGCGCAGGGAAACCCGCCGCGAGGTGAACATCGACGGCGAACTGCACGCCGACAACGCCGCCCACGAGTGCCTGGTGGTCAACCTGTCCACCACCGGCTGCAAGATTTCCGCGCGGGCCACGGCCAAGGACCCGCTCACCGCCACCAGGGTGGACGACACCATGGTGGTGTCGTTCAATCTCGGCGCGGAGGGGGTGCTCAAACTCCCCCTGGCCGTCAGAAACATCAAGCGGGAAAGAGGCATCCTCACATTGGGCACCATGTTCCTCGACCTGAACAGCAAAGAAGAGGAAGCCATCGGCAAACACCTGGAAAAGGTGAAGCGGCTCACACGGTGACAGACAGGACCAAATAATGATCAAGAAGATATCCATAGACGAACTCGAACCGGGCATGGAGGTGGTCAAGCTCTCCTCGGAGATGTGGGAACACCTGCCGCACCTGTATGCGGAACCGGGCATCATCGAATCCGGCGAACAGGTCGCACGGTTGAAGGCGGAGGGCTACCGGCAGGTCTTCGTGCAGATGAAGGACGAAAACCGCGGGTTGACGGACGAGCAGCGGCTGGACCAGCTCATTTCCAATCGCGAAGCCGCCCCGGCGCACAAGGAGCGCGCCCCATTCCCGCAGGCCATGAAGGCCACCCGGGTGACATACGAGTCCGCCATGAGCTGTGCCATGCGGATCGTCAACGACGCCAAGCTCGGCCGCAAGATGGACTATCAGGCCGCCGTGGACACCGCCAGCGCCATCGTGGATTGCGCCATCCGCAATCCGGACACCCTGGTCTGTTTGTCCAAGCTCTCGGAGTTCGACGACTACACCTACACCCACTCCATCAACGTGGCGGCCATTGCCGTGGTCTTCGGCGAATACATCGGCATGACCAGGGAAGAACTGGTCGACCTGGGCATGGCCGGGATGATGCACGACCTGGGCAAGACATCCGTGGACCAGAACATCGTCAACAAGCCGGCCAAGCTGACTCCCGAGGAGTTCGCCGAGATGCGCAAGCACCCGGCCTACGGGTTCGTCCTGCTCAAATCCAACCCGGACATCCCGTCCAAGGTCCTCGAAGCGGTCAGGCTGCACCATGAGAAGTACAACGGCAGCGGCTACCCAAGCGGGTTGACCCGCAGGGAAATCCCCGCCTTTGCCCGGATCATCTGCCTGGCCGACATATACGACGCCCTGACCTCCAACCGGTGCTACCGGGACGCCATCCTGCCCAACAAGGCGCTGGGCATCATGTACGGCATGCGCGAGCAGGAGTTCGATCCCCTGGAAATCCAGCTTTTCATCAAGTGCCTGGGCATCTTCCCGTCGGGCAGCCTGGTGCAGCTGAACACCGGCGACTACGCCGTGGTCCGGGAGTCCAACCCCGGCAAGCCTCTCAGCCCGAAGATCAGGGTCATCCTGAACAAGACCATGCACCCCATCCGGGCCCGGGACGTGAACCTGGCCGATGGCGTGAAAAGCGGCGATACCGAACTGGAAATAATTGAATGTGCCGATCCGGGAGTCTACAAAAAGAGTCTCATCAACTACATGACCGCCAACTGACGGCCTGATCGAACACGCCGATATTCTGGATTACCCCGGAGGAACGAATGGATGTCCTTGATATGGAAATATGGGTCGGCCTCATCGTCCTGACGAGCCTGCTGTACGTACTCAAATGGTTCCTGAGCAGAAAAAGGACCGTGCGGGTATACCGCATCAGCCCCGAATCCCTGAAGCGCTCGAAAAACGTGATGATGGCCCTGCTCCCCCTGATCGAGGACGGGGGGCAGCATCCCCTGGACATCGCCCGCATGCCATACTCCAAGGAAGACATCAAAAGCGCCGCCAAGATCCTGGCCTATTACTTCTACACCAAAAAGCAGCAGGACGAGCTGGCCCGCATCAAATATGCCTTTGTCGCCGTCTCCCGGTTCCAGGACCCGACCATGGACTCCGAGACCCAGGAAAAACGCATGCTGCGCGAACACCGGGCCCTTGAGCGCGAGCTCCAGTATTACATGACCCACTCGCCGTTCAACGTGAAAAAAACCGGCCGCAGGAAAAAGTAGGATTATTCCTCTTCGTCGTCCGCCCCGGACCGCACCTCGTCGAAGCGCGCCTTGAGCCTGGCCAAAATGTGGTCGTACCCCTTCGGAGTGTGGGGTATCAGGCAGGTGGTGCAATCCTTCACCCCGGACTTCAGCACGCGGTAGTTGCCGCCGCACTCCTCAAAGAAATAGAGCGGGCAGAAGCAGAACAGGCAGTTGAACTGCTCCGGCCTGGCCGTCTTGTGGCAGGGGAAGTATTCGCACTCGGTGTTGCTGAAAAATCGATAGCTGTTCTTCATGGTCTTTTCCCGGATTCGTTCCAGGCGACTTGGCGGCCGGGGAACACGCGCAAGCATACCCGCTTGGCTCCTGCAGCGCAACGAAACGACTACTCGAGGGCCTAGGCGCCCAGCCACTTGACCCACAGCTTGCGCGTCCTCGGGCCGTCGAACTCGCAGAAGTAGATTTTCTGCCAGGTGCCGAGCTGGAGGTTGCCCCCCTCCACGATGACCATCTGGTCGCAGCCGAACATGGATGATTTGATGTGCGCGTCCGAGTTGCCCTCGGCGTGGTGGTAGTCGCCGCGATGGGGGACCAGCTTGCGCATGTTCACGACGATGTCCCTGACGACATCTGGATCCGCTCCTTCATTGACCGTGATGGCCCCGGTGGTATGCGGGCAGTACAGCAGCAACGCGCCGTCGGACCAGCCGTTCTCGTTGACCGCCTTGCGGACGGCCGTGGTGATGTCGAGCAATTCCTCTCGTTCGTGTGTCCTGACCTGAATGGTTTCCATGGCCCTTCTCCTTTGGGACGGTTCAATGGCGTTGGTGTCAGCCGGAACCCTTGCGGACGGCGTCGAGGAAACGGGAACGCAGGGTCTCGCTCATGAGCGCCTTCCTGACCGGGCTCAGCTTGAGGAAGCCGCCCAGCAGGGCCCGCATGAAATTTTCGGCCCGGCTGTTGGGGTTGTCGAAGATGAGGCTCTGCAAGGTGCCGCGCTCCAGGGACTGCATCAGCACGCGCTCCAGGGAGTCCTCGGGATGGAAGACCTTCTGCTCGCGCTTGTGCAGCTCCATGGACTGCGGCTTGCATTTCAGGGCGCACACCCCGCAGCCCAGGCATATATCCTGATCCACC belongs to Pseudodesulfovibrio portus and includes:
- a CDS encoding secondary thiamine-phosphate synthase enzyme YjbQ, which codes for METIQVRTHEREELLDITTAVRKAVNENGWSDGALLLYCPHTTGAITVNEGADPDVVRDIVVNMRKLVPHRGDYHHAEGNSDAHIKSSMFGCDQMVIVEGGNLQLGTWQKIYFCEFDGPRTRKLWVKWLGA
- a CDS encoding cysteine-rich small domain-containing protein, whose product is MKNSYRFFSNTECEYFPCHKTARPEQFNCLFCFCPLYFFEECGGNYRVLKSGVKDCTTCLIPHTPKGYDHILARLKARFDEVRSGADDEEE
- the amrA gene encoding AmmeMemoRadiSam system protein A, translated to MNDFRFELTDEEKTYLRELVAQSIRFRFNPSDGPFGPPEPPTAKLKEHLGAFVTLKIGGSLRGCIGNVQGSGELFRTVWNMARSAAFEDPRFPPLTEGEFHAVEYEISILSPLAPCPDPEQVEVGRHGLIMSRDGRSGLLLPQVPVEWGWDRETFLAQTCVKAGLPQNAWKDRETTILWFEAVVF
- a CDS encoding HD-GYP domain-containing protein, encoding MIKKISIDELEPGMEVVKLSSEMWEHLPHLYAEPGIIESGEQVARLKAEGYRQVFVQMKDENRGLTDEQRLDQLISNREAAPAHKERAPFPQAMKATRVTYESAMSCAMRIVNDAKLGRKMDYQAAVDTASAIVDCAIRNPDTLVCLSKLSEFDDYTYTHSINVAAIAVVFGEYIGMTREELVDLGMAGMMHDLGKTSVDQNIVNKPAKLTPEEFAEMRKHPAYGFVLLKSNPDIPSKVLEAVRLHHEKYNGSGYPSGLTRREIPAFARIICLADIYDALTSNRCYRDAILPNKALGIMYGMREQEFDPLEIQLFIKCLGIFPSGSLVQLNTGDYAVVRESNPGKPLSPKIRVILNKTMHPIRARDVNLADGVKSGDTELEIIECADPGVYKKSLINYMTAN
- a CDS encoding flagellar brake protein; the protein is MSNNDVKQPAIAPSNATVSKIPGIKMSVAVGKEVVVRVPDVPHSYRGRVVGFDPYEYIIVSVRLPSKIRRELAGGGQIVLKYIHKGTVYGFRAHALDAIRTPAPLVFIEYPGVIEKIELRRETRREVNIDGELHADNAAHECLVVNLSTTGCKISARATAKDPLTATRVDDTMVVSFNLGAEGVLKLPLAVRNIKRERGILTLGTMFLDLNSKEEEAIGKHLEKVKRLTR